From the Syngnathus typhle isolate RoL2023-S1 ecotype Sweden linkage group LG22, RoL_Styp_1.0, whole genome shotgun sequence genome, the window TAGCTAAAGTGAAGACAAGGCCTACCATCtgtgctgggccttcttctggTCCCATGGGGTCCTGCAAAAGAACAGGCAGGTTCATTTGATAGCAAACCGACATGGAGCCTTGCTTTGGGACACTCAAGAGGGGCACGTCGATCTTAAGACTAACGGGACGCCCTCGGCGGTCGAGGGGGACTGGCGGAGGCCAGGTGGACACGCTGAGGGAGTTGACAAACGCGAGCGAGGCTGAGTTCCCCACCAGGAGTCGCTCCTCTTTCTCCAGCCACATTTTGTCGGCCTCCATCTGCGCCTTCTGGCGCTGTAAGGTGTCGCGCATTTGCTGGCGCTCCATCTGCCAAAGGAGCTGGGCGTCCTCACGACTGTTGGGTTCCACGCAGGGAAACTCGTTCTCCTGCAACAAACGGAGAAGTTACACCTTCACAAACGCGATACCATCGAAATTTTATTCCATTAACTGTGCAGGACCAAAAAGGTCACTTATTTTGCACCAGAACGAGTGTGAATATCGTAATAAAGTCAAGATAATTGTATGTGATGTTATTCAATGTTATTCTACTGAATCAAAGATTAAAAATTGAATTTACACTGAAGCCAATCGGGTACTGTAGTATTACGTGTTGACCTGTTGGGGCGGTGTGGTGCcagaatgaaagaaagaaagtcgcGACCGGGATACCAACGAAGAAGAAACTGCCCGCGAAGGTAAACGAAATGTACAATGTTGCCAACTCGGAACGAGATCAATGCTCCGTGGAGACATTTTCGACCACAAAACTAGAAAGAACCAATTGCCTAATGCTGCTTTGTGGAAGACGACCATTGACAGCGTACAACATAAACAACGAAACGGACTTGGCTGGCTGGTAAGCAAGCGCAGCTGTCAAGTGATTGTGTGTGGGGAGATGCGAAGGCAAGGAAATAGGCTAATTCAAGTTTGTTGCGACGTCAAATAATCTTGAGCTACGTCAACGTAATCATTTGTTTGTTGTACAAAATGGCATTATTTTGTTGTGTCCATCTTGTTTGTTGTTGGGCTTGAATTTGATACGTTACACAtctccctcccttttttttttttttatggcaaggggggggggggggggggtagtttcGATTTTAACGTCATTTTTTACCCCCATGCTGCGACGTCGAGGAGACCTGATGGCCATTGGCAGAGTGTTCATGGAGTCCACGGGTGACTGATAGTCGCACGGCCCGGCCAGATCTGGCGAGCTGGCGCACAGAGCTTCGTTCAACtgcggacacacacgcacgcacgcacgcaggcacattTGGTTGGAGCTCCTAAAGTCCAATCAAAAGTTCCATTGCTAAGCACCTGAATGTGCAAGCCGATGCTGAGCGTGTTCCCGAAACGCCCCGACTTCTTTCTTGACGGCTGCAATGAGAACAATGAGCTGGCATGCATCTCTGGAGGTTGCGAGCGCGGAGGAGTCTCGACCTTGGGAGGTGGCTCGCTGAAGTTGATCTTGGCGTCAAAGTACTTGGTGGAGCGCGCTCTGTCCCGCTTGCGTTCCGCTTCCTGCTCCTTCTCCATCTTGTGCACGTCCCTGCCACAGACATTCAAGTTCAAACGTGAAGGTGGCCAGCGACCGAGAGCCGCCCGTACCTGATCTTGATGACCAGCTCGGTGAAGTTGGGCCTCTCCCTGGGGTCGTAGGACCAGCAACGCGTCATGAGCGAGTAGAGCGCCGGCGGGCAGTCGTCGGGCTTGGGCAACCTGATGCCCTGCTCCAGCTGGTTGATGACGTTTCGGTTCTCCAGCCAGAAGAAAGGCTGCTGGCCTCGGCTCAGGATCTCCCACATGCACACGGCTGGATGAAGCAAGGCCACGCAACGTGAGCTGGGCTAAATTCAAAGGGAAGCGTGAAGGCGCCACTGACCGAACATCCAGACGTCGCTGGCTGAGGTGAAGCGTCGGAAGTTGATGGATTCCGGCGCCATCCACTTGATGGGCAATCGCGTCACCGATGCTGCAATTTCAAAGCGTGTTGTTTTTAGACTTTTCGTGCAATCTCTGCTACATTTGGAGTCCAACATTTTGGATTTAGTGAAGTCACTTttgaattttgttttcattctatccattttttttttcttctgaaggGCTGTTGGCTGTTTGAATGACAAGGAAGTCAGTCCACCTCTGGTACGGTTTTCCTGATGTCTGCTCCCGGGCCACATGATTGtaagtccatattttttttctataccgtattttgtttttgtacatgTATGATATTAGTTTCGTATTGTCAGACACAAGGGTGCCATTTCGAAAATGAAACTTACTAAGGCATAATATGTGAACTTTGTAGCTGCGTCGTTTCTTCTGCACAAAATTCCGATCTATCTAAGGTACTCTTTTCAGTCAACGGCGCACAGCCAACCTTTGTAGTACTCTTCGTCCTCGATGTAGCGCGAGAGTCCAAAGTCTCCCAGCTTGACGCAGTCGGGACTGGCGACTAACACGTTTCGAACGGCGATGTCTCTGCAAAAAATATCCACGCGTCACGGAGGATCGCTCGGACGGACGCCATCTTGTCGTCTGACCTGTGCACCATGTTGACGCCTTCAAGGTAGACCAGCGCTTTGCAGATTTGCAGGCTGAACAGCACCAGGGTTGTGTTGCTCAGCTGGTTCTGGTTCTGCGCCAGGTAGTTGCCGAGCTGGGGACATAGATCGCGTCAGACATTTGGACTTTGCGCCTGGTGCGTTACCGAGCGCCACCGACCTCTCCGTACTCGTAAAGCTCCATGACGATCCACACGGGGTTCTCCTCGATGATGCCGATGAGCTTAACGATGTGAGGGTGATCCAGGTTCTTCATGATCACTGCCAAAGCCGCGAAAGtcattttccccccccccaactcgtGGGCGTCGGTGAGACCTACCCGCTTCGCTCATGAACTTCTCCATGACGTCGGCCGAGCAGTCCTTACAGGTCTTGACGGCCACTTTGACCTGCTTGCCATTCTGAGACGGTGACAAGATCCGCTTAGTCGGCGTGCGGGGAAAATGAAGTTGTCGATGACAGCCTTACCGCCGCCGCGTAAACGCCGTCGTAGACTTCGCCGAAAAAGCCCTGGCCCAGGAGTCGCCCGAGGGCGATGTCGTCGCGGTCGATGCCGTACTTGACGGCTTAACAAATCATGGAAGACgttattttgtttccaaacgGCTGCCGTCGCAAAACGACCGATGCAAGCCACCTGATCTGGGCCTCTCGTCCAGAATCTCGCAATAGATGTCCGACCCTGAAAGCACAAGGTGATTCTTGAGCGAATCGCTTTTTGTTGACGTAAGACGGTGAGAAGCAGCAAGTCGGCGTACCCATACTGTGCCGCGTGGGGGCGCTGTCCATTTTTCTggggagaaaacaaaagaatgGAAGTTGGCTGGAAGCTTCCGTGGCCACGGGTAGACTCACCCAGTTGGAATCTCAGGGAGAGAGCTCCTTGTGCTGGAATCTGACAAACGGGAGACAAAACGCATCAGCGGAGCCGGACATTTGCCTCGACACGCCACCAGGTGGCGCCGGAGCACCGTCCGTACTTTTCTTCTCTTGTGCTTTTTGGCGAGGCGTTACCGTGATTTTGCCTGTCAATGACGGAGTCCTCCGAGTCGTTCTCCAAGCGCCAGTAACCGTCGATGAGATCCATCATGTTCTCGGCCACGGGCACGCCGGCCACGTTGATGGTCAAGTGCTGCGCGGGCCGACAAGAAGCGTGACAAGGTGATTTGGGGGgaggatggcggcggcggccggggCGTACTTGTCTGGCGCCTTCCACGTCCAGATTGATGAGAGCCTTGCCGTTGCTCTGAGGCAGACATTGCACCTTCTTGATCTGCTTGAAGTCGGCCAGAAAGACGGGCTGATCCGGACATTGGACATGTCAGACATCGGTCAGGCGCAACCCAAAGCtccaagtgtgtgcgtgcggcgcTCACCGCCGCGTTCTTCTGCGTGCGTTGGCGGATGCCCCGCCCACCGATGACCAGTTCCACGGCCAGGCTCCAACCTTGCTGTGGACGCACGGCGCCCGTGTGAAGCACCGCCCGTCACTGCGTGTGAAACTGCGCGACGGCGGCGCTCACCACCAGCTCGCAGGGGAAGACCTCCTCGTCGTAGCTGGCAAACTCCTTGAGCGTCTCGAAGAACTTGACCATGCAGTCGTCCTCCTTGAGCGTGGCGAACTGCTGGAACGTCTGCTGGATCAGCTTGCGCAGTTGCTTGGACTGGGAAAATTCCACAGCTCCGTTCAGGTTGGGCTCAAAGTTGAGAAACCCAAACGGAGCTTACCTTCATGCTGTTGATCAGCGTCGAAGGGAAGAAAAGGTCCAAGCCCACCTCTTTTCTTCACGTGGGCAAAACGCTCAGAATTAAAAGCACTGGCGCGACGGACGCTGTGGCGTGGCGGTCGACTTACTCGAGCAGCTCAAAGTTGGACTTCTTCTCCAGTCCTTTGGCGTTCATGTCCTTATAAAACCTCCTGAAAGCAAAGGCAAACGCTTCACGAGACGTCGAGGTGACGTTTGCCGCGGCGCGGCTCCGTTACCTGATCTCCAAGCAGCCCAGCTGCAACGCCATTTTGTCGTTGACCTTGCCGGCGTGGTACTGCATGTAATCGCTTCGGACCTGCCCACAAACCACCAAAATAGCTCACATTgggccaagaaaaaaaaaagatccaacaATTGGGCCTTGTCGAGGACCTGCTGGTAGAAGTACACCAGCGTCGAGCGGTCGTCTTTGAACTTTTCCAGGAAGTTGACGGGGATGTATCGGATGCGAAGGTCATACCTGCTCGGGGAATGGGCGGAAGATGAAGAACAAGGTCCTCCCCGCGGGTCGGGGCGGAGCTTACCTCCACTCGGCCTCCACGTGGTGGCTTTCATAGCGCTGCTCCACCTGGCCCACGGTCAGCTGGGGATGCAGCCAGTGGAGCTCCTCGGATTTCAGGTGCTTGAGCAGAAGGCCGTAGCAGGCGCCGTGCTCCACGTTTGGACCCAGACGCCCACTGATCAAGATGGAGCGGATAATCGCCTGCGGGAAATCCACTTTTAGCACAGTGGTATATTAATTCGAGTGGAAGGGCAACATTTCGTCATTCGTGAACGGTCGGGGTTTCCCCTTTGTTCGTTAGCCGCGCTGCTAAGCTGTGCTAACGTGCGCCTTTCTGTCTACATGCTGTTGATTGATTTCCGAATCCTATCTTTTTGCGCTGATCCAAAGCAAACAAAGATTGGAATGGGTTAGCCATCCAAGCTCAAGTTGCACTCCTCCTCTCCACTCACCCTGATTTGCCAGGAGCTGTCACATTTGACCAGCTTGAAGTTCTTGCCCAGGGTATTGTGGGTGCAGAAGCACACCTTGAGGATCTTGACGGGCCCGCCGGCGCCGGCGGGCGGCAGCGAGTCGGCGGGCGCCTCGTCCTCGCTCTGCCTCGGGCTGGGCGCCTTCCAGGACAGAGTGTCGCCGGACATCACCTCGTACATGGTCACGGTCGGGCGGGCCTCATAGCACGCTAAAGCCGATATAGAAATGTGGCTTAGAAATTGCGACAGGTTCTGTGGAAAACAACTATTAGTTGAGCAATGTATTTCGGCTGTCCGCCTGGGAAAGGAGACTGGCTCGGCGTTGTGCGTTTGCTTTGCTCTCCGGCCCGTAGCGCACGCAGCCTTGTGTTTGGTTAGCCCGAGGCCACGCATTCCCGAGCTGGGCcgcgggtgtgtgcgtgcgagggAATGAGAGGGTGCAGTGGGTTGCACCATCGCTCGGGCCGGCCGGGCGGACGGATTGACCGCAGTTGATGTTGCAGACAAATGACCCGAAACCAACGTTTGGAGACCTTTCCAGGTTCCTTCCAGGAGTGTCCGTCAGTGTCAGATTGGGACGAAATTTCACAACTGGTGCAAATACCCGGAAACAACAGGCTCTTTCTTGAGTTCTCATTTGGATCGGAAGAAACTGACAATGATCCGTCGGCTACCTGCGAGGCCGCTGCCCCTTTGGAAGATTTATTAAAAAGTTGCGAGTCGATTCGAAGCTCGGTGAGGCGGCGCTGGAATGTGGCGGCTCGTGTGCTCACCTGCTCAGACTTGCAGCGCTCCCGAGCAAAGCTCCCTCGCGCACGACAAGCCAGCGTCGAACTTTTTACAACTTGTAAATCATTTGTACACAGGCCGCATGTGTCAAATGAGCAACATGCTCACTCAAAGGTCAAGTTTCCGGGCAAATCTTGGCCTCCTTGTTTTGGTTCCTCTACCTGCGTGTTGACATAAACCAGGCGCGTTGTTGCAAACGGAAAGGAAGAAGTGTGGAATCTTACCTGCGAGTGTGTGTTACAGCCGCCAGAAGTAACAGCAAGCATTCCCTTGAGAGAGTCTTTCGCTcacgtcccgtcccgtcccgtcccgtgtgtgtgtgggtgtgtgtgtgggaaggAAGGTGGGACCACTTCCTTATTGCGGCGAAAGCAAACAGCTTCACAACGGCACGTGATACGGAGTGTAAAAATGATTTCTAACTTGGCTTAACCAAAACCCAAAAGAATGCTTTTAAAAGTTTTGGATGAGTCTCAAAGGTGCACAAGTATCCACAAAACATCATTTTTACCCCCCGTCTCATAAAACTCTATTAAAccttgctttttttgttgttgcttattTTATGTTTACTAttctgatttaaaaataatctagttttgatgtttttatattattgcaatgttttgggTGTATTATTTGGTATGGACACCAGAG encodes:
- the ptk2bb gene encoding protein tyrosine kinase 2 beta, b, which produces MYEVMSGDTLSWKAPSPRQSEDEAPADSLPPAGAGGPVKILKVCFCTHNTLGKNFKLVKCDSSWQIRAIIRSILISGRLGPNVEHGACYGLLLKHLKSEELHWLHPQLTVGQVEQRYESHHVEAEWRYDLRIRYIPVNFLEKFKDDRSTLVYFYQQVRSDYMQYHAGKVNDKMALQLGCLEIRRFYKDMNAKGLEKKSNFELLEKEVGLDLFFPSTLINSMKSKQLRKLIQQTFQQFATLKEDDCMVKFFETLKEFASYDEEVFPCELVQGWSLAVELVIGGRGIRQRTQKNAAPVFLADFKQIKKVQCLPQSNGKALINLDVEGARQHLTINVAGVPVAENMMDLIDGYWRLENDSEDSVIDRQNHDSSTRSSLPEIPTGKMDSAPTRHSMGSDIYCEILDERPRSAVKYGIDRDDIALGRLLGQGFFGEVYDGVYAAANGKQVKVAVKTCKDCSADVMEKFMSEAVIMKNLDHPHIVKLIGIIEENPVWIVMELYEYGELGNYLAQNQNQLSNTTLVLFSLQICKALVYLEGVNMVHRDIAVRNVLVASPDCVKLGDFGLSRYIEDEEYYKASVTRLPIKWMAPESINFRRFTSASDVWMFAVCMWEILSRGQQPFFWLENRNVINQLEQGIRLPKPDDCPPALYSLMTRCWSYDPRERPNFTELVIKIRDVHKMEKEQEAERKRDRARSTKYFDAKINFSEPPPKPSRKKSGRFGNTLSIGLHIQLNEALCASSPDLAGPCDYQSPVDSMNTLPMAIRSPRRRSMGENEFPCVEPNSREDAQLLWQMERQQMRDTLQRQKAQMEADKMWLEKEERLLDPMGPEEGPAQMPDEAHVENGPPSKPPRLTAQPAPTAELDRSDDKVYPCVMNVVKVVVQLKNDVVDMQPEQFITVVQSVGMALRELISSVDDILPTLHESVRTEIEGTQKLLNNDMAELISKMRLAQQNAITSLRDECRKQMLAAAHNLAVDSKNMLDAVDQARVRANLAKPVQP